The proteins below are encoded in one region of Brassica napus cultivar Da-Ae chromosome A6, Da-Ae, whole genome shotgun sequence:
- the LOC106371356 gene encoding zinc finger CCCH domain-containing protein 42 yields the protein MNPLTQIKWTQAINAKESDLGISEEASWHSKYKNSAYIYAGGLAFDLTEGDLLAVFAQYGEVVDVNLIRDKGTGKSKGFAFLAYEDQRSTILAVDNLNGAQVLGRTIKVDHCSKYTKREEEDEDTRQHNREARGVCRAFQRGDCTRGDSCKFSHDEKRAANTGWGHEEDRSAKWDHDKFNGPNKGGGHRGDFQPDANYRGKGRGERDRVDREPRSRDSYDRREQKRSGRLDDSQYTRHAAENDYARDDKRSRTHDMEKSKERSRRDYNDREGEGSSRQSGKDSDYSSRDARRR from the exons ATGAATCCATTGACGCAGATAAAGTGGACACAGGCTATAAACGCCAAGGAATCAGATCTAGGGATCTCGGAAGAGGCCTCGTGGCATTCCAAGTACAAAAACTCTGCTTATATCTACGCCGGAGGCTTAGCTTTCGATCTCACAGAGGGTGATCTCCTCGCCGTCTTCGCACA ATATGGTGAAGTCGTTGATGTCAATCTTATCAGAGACAAGGGCACTGGAAAATCAAAGGGTTTTGCTTTTCTTGCTTATGAGGATCAAAGAAGCACCATTCTCGCTGTTG ATAATCTGAATGGAGCTCAGGTCTTGGGGAGGACCATCAAGGTGGACCATTGTAGCAAATACACTAAGCGAGAGGAGGAAGACGAAGACACGCGACAGCACAACAGAGAGGCACGTGGTGTCTGCAGAGCTTTTCAGAGAGGAGACTGTACTCGTGGTGATTCTTGTAAATTCTCCCACGACGAGAAA AGAGCTGCAAATACTGGTTGGGGTCATGAAGAGGATAGAAGCGCCAAGTGGGATCATGACAAGTTTAATGGTCCCAACAAGGGTGGTGGCCATCGAGGAGACTTCCAACCTGATGCGAATTACAGAGGAAAGGGTCGTGGAGAaagagatagagtggacagggaGCCAAGGTCTAGAGATTCTTACGATAGGAGGGAACAAAAGAGATCAGGACGTCTTGATGATTCGCAATATACAAGACACGCTGCTGAAAATGATTATGCAAGGGACGACAAGAGATCCAGAACACACGATATGGAGAAATCGAAGGAAAGATCTAGAAGGGATTATAACGACAGGGAAGGAGAAGGTTCAAGTCGGCAATCGGGGAAAGATAGTGATTATTCGAGCAGGGATGCTCGCCGTCGCTAA